A stretch of the Polyangiaceae bacterium genome encodes the following:
- a CDS encoding sigma 54-interacting transcriptional regulator — MSAHQTTAPFQSTIGSAPIGSALIIRWVHPSPEGPVSPLDVGRFLLGRGEKCRTRLEAEAVSRYHAEVLLDGSGPRIRDLGSKNGVHVNGARVEECPLQAGDVLRLGACVGVVVAREPELVGFGEPFPGLLAGPVFWPVLDAARAVARTDLPVIIEGETGTGKERVARAIHSWTGRNGAFVALNCAALPESLAEAELFGYRKGAFTGADRPSQGHFRAADGGTLLLDEVVDLPLPLQAKVLRAIEAREVVPLGETRPVPVDVRLVAAAQTSLHEAVGQKRFRADLLARLDGATVRLPPLRERIQEVPFLFTRLASRHVSRLPALDPRLIEALCRHDWPYNVRELDLLARRMMALHESAPSLRVEHLPDRLTLSGQSAIGRADPPRAAGAGRREGRSTPADDVRDFAALTTALEECGGNVSRAAELVGISRPRAYRLIRAHGELDLEALRSGR; from the coding sequence ATGAGCGCCCACCAGACCACCGCTCCCTTCCAGAGCACGATCGGCTCCGCACCGATTGGCAGCGCGCTGATCATCCGCTGGGTTCACCCGTCGCCGGAGGGGCCCGTCAGCCCGCTCGACGTCGGGCGCTTCCTGCTCGGGCGTGGCGAAAAGTGCCGTACGCGGCTCGAGGCCGAGGCCGTGTCGCGCTACCACGCGGAGGTCCTGCTGGATGGCTCTGGCCCCCGGATCCGCGACCTGGGCAGCAAGAACGGCGTCCACGTGAACGGCGCTCGTGTCGAAGAGTGCCCGCTCCAAGCGGGCGACGTGCTTCGCCTCGGCGCTTGTGTCGGGGTCGTGGTGGCGCGCGAGCCCGAGTTGGTCGGGTTCGGTGAGCCCTTCCCTGGGCTGCTCGCCGGTCCGGTGTTCTGGCCGGTGTTGGACGCGGCGCGGGCGGTCGCTCGGACCGACTTGCCGGTGATCATCGAGGGCGAGACGGGAACGGGCAAGGAGCGAGTGGCTCGCGCCATCCACAGCTGGACCGGCCGCAACGGCGCGTTCGTCGCGCTCAACTGCGCGGCGCTGCCGGAGTCGCTCGCCGAAGCGGAGCTGTTCGGGTATCGCAAGGGCGCGTTCACCGGCGCGGACCGCCCGAGCCAGGGTCACTTTCGCGCCGCCGACGGCGGTACGCTGTTGCTCGACGAGGTGGTGGATCTGCCGCTCCCCTTGCAGGCGAAAGTGCTGCGCGCGATCGAGGCGCGTGAAGTGGTCCCGCTCGGAGAGACGCGGCCCGTGCCAGTGGACGTTCGCCTCGTCGCTGCTGCTCAGACCTCGCTGCACGAGGCCGTCGGCCAGAAGCGCTTCCGAGCAGATCTCCTGGCCCGGCTCGACGGCGCCACGGTCAGGCTTCCACCGCTGCGCGAGCGCATCCAGGAGGTGCCGTTCTTGTTCACCCGTCTGGCGTCGCGGCACGTCTCGCGGCTGCCCGCCCTCGACCCGCGTCTGATCGAAGCGCTGTGCCGCCACGACTGGCCCTACAACGTGCGCGAGCTCGACCTGCTCGCGCGCCGCATGATGGCGCTCCACGAGTCCGCGCCCAGCTTGCGCGTCGAGCACCTGCCCGATCGATTGACCCTCTCCGGGCAGAGCGCGATCGGGCGCGCCGACCCACCCCGCGCCGCCGGCGCGGGAAGGCGCGAAGGCCGGAGCACTCCGGCGGACGACGTCCGGGACTTCGCCGCGCTCACCACGGCGCTCGAGGAGTGCGGCGGCAACGTGTCGCGGGCCGCCGAGCTCGTCGGCATCTCGCGTCCACGCGCCTATCGCCTGATTCGGGCGCACGGCGAGCTCGACCTCGAAGCCCTGCGGTCGGGACGCTGA
- a CDS encoding protein kinase: MPGAWNGRTELAPGQVVADRYRLDRRIGQGGMGSVWAASHMVTRRAVALKFLRRSEESEESRRRFLREARAASAVSHPNVVEVLDFLEVSEGSPVLVLELLEGESLAGRLARVGKLSVAQTAEIMSAVVSAVGAAHAEGIIHRDLKPDNIFLQRERGGGSVVKVLDFGIAKVTMLDDDTRKDAGLTHTGAILGTPVYMSPEQVFAEADLDHRADIWALGIILYRCLSGIVPTEAPSVGQVYKIIVAGSIAPLREVAPHVPPELAALIDGMLSRDRSARPSDLRPVLQVLQRFAEREASSFGPPRAASPLGAVIPPVAGDSESTETLALTGDARDSAEPPEAPARVGPERRRWLLPVGVGVALAIGTALAVTRSSPPEPPGAAAVSEPERGAPTVAPAATGSTSSPSGPLPSAQPEPPARSAAAPAPGEAKRPRARLNRPSPSAAPKSLSHPEDPYGF; this comes from the coding sequence ATGCCAGGGGCGTGGAATGGCCGGACCGAGCTCGCCCCCGGGCAGGTGGTCGCGGACCGCTATCGCCTCGATCGCCGCATCGGGCAGGGTGGCATGGGATCTGTATGGGCCGCGAGTCACATGGTCACGCGGCGGGCCGTCGCCCTGAAGTTCCTGCGGCGCTCGGAGGAGTCCGAGGAGAGTCGCCGTCGCTTTCTGCGGGAGGCCCGGGCCGCGTCTGCCGTTTCCCACCCGAACGTCGTAGAAGTGCTGGACTTCCTCGAGGTCTCCGAAGGATCGCCGGTCTTGGTGTTGGAGCTCCTCGAGGGCGAGTCCCTCGCCGGCCGGCTCGCGCGCGTCGGGAAGCTGTCGGTCGCTCAGACGGCCGAGATCATGTCCGCGGTCGTGTCCGCGGTCGGTGCCGCGCACGCCGAAGGCATCATCCACCGGGATCTCAAGCCGGACAACATCTTCCTCCAGCGTGAGCGCGGCGGTGGCAGCGTGGTCAAGGTCCTCGACTTCGGGATCGCGAAGGTCACCATGCTCGACGACGACACCCGGAAAGACGCTGGGCTCACCCACACCGGGGCGATCCTCGGCACCCCCGTGTACATGTCGCCCGAGCAGGTGTTCGCGGAAGCCGACCTGGATCACCGCGCGGACATTTGGGCGCTGGGGATCATTCTGTACCGGTGCCTGTCGGGGATCGTCCCGACGGAGGCTCCCAGCGTCGGGCAGGTCTACAAGATCATCGTGGCCGGCAGCATCGCGCCGCTGCGCGAGGTGGCGCCGCACGTCCCGCCGGAGCTCGCGGCCCTGATCGACGGCATGCTGTCTCGGGACCGGAGCGCCAGGCCGAGCGATCTTCGGCCCGTGCTCCAGGTGCTCCAGCGCTTTGCCGAGCGGGAGGCGTCGTCCTTCGGGCCGCCGCGCGCCGCGTCGCCTCTCGGTGCGGTGATTCCGCCAGTCGCGGGCGACTCGGAGAGCACCGAAACGCTCGCGCTCACCGGCGACGCCCGCGACTCCGCCGAGCCACCGGAGGCGCCCGCGCGCGTGGGCCCGGAGCGGCGTCGCTGGCTCCTGCCTGTGGGCGTCGGCGTCGCGCTGGCGATCGGGACCGCCCTGGCCGTCACCCGGTCGAGCCCGCCCGAGCCACCCGGCGCGGCGGCGGTCTCGGAGCCGGAGCGCGGAGCACCGACCGTAGCGCCGGCAGCGACCGGCTCGACCTCGTCGCCGAGCGGGCCACTGCCGAGCGCGCAGCCGGAACCGCCCGCCAGGAGCGCCGCTGCTCCCGCGCCTGGGGAAGCGAAGCGACCGCGCGCGAGGCTGAACCGACCGAGCCCGAGCGCCGCTCCCAAGAGTCTCTCTCATCCGGAGGACCCGTATGGGTTCTGA
- a CDS encoding TetR/AcrR family transcriptional regulator yields MGPLNLDDDKIRIPLNLDAVKTRCSDAVVPPAKKPARPYHHGDLRRALVEASLELVDAGGAAGLTLRGVARKLGVSHAAPGHHFADRAALLAAVAARGFEGLAEATERAANRATSPVQRLEAVGVAYVEFAVAHPERFRLMFGAEVRGAPSAELADNGRRAFDVLVGAVRAAVGDDDPERQRVTTLAAWSLVHGLATLWIDERLAGFASSRNRSAATRLAREVTALVARVVEVG; encoded by the coding sequence ATGGGACCTCTCAATCTTGACGATGACAAGATTCGCATACCGCTGAATCTTGACGCTGTCAAGACTCGGTGCTCCGATGCCGTCGTGCCCCCCGCCAAGAAGCCCGCCCGGCCCTACCACCACGGCGATCTGCGCCGGGCGCTGGTGGAGGCCTCGCTCGAGCTGGTGGACGCGGGCGGCGCCGCCGGGCTCACGCTGCGAGGGGTAGCGCGGAAGCTGGGCGTCTCGCACGCAGCGCCGGGCCACCACTTCGCCGACCGCGCGGCCCTCCTGGCTGCGGTCGCGGCGCGTGGCTTCGAGGGGCTGGCGGAGGCGACCGAACGCGCGGCGAACCGAGCGACCTCTCCGGTCCAGCGTCTGGAGGCCGTCGGCGTGGCCTACGTGGAGTTCGCGGTCGCGCACCCGGAGCGCTTCCGCTTGATGTTCGGCGCCGAGGTGCGGGGAGCTCCCAGCGCCGAGCTCGCCGACAACGGCCGGCGTGCCTTCGACGTCCTGGTGGGCGCCGTTCGCGCCGCGGTCGGCGACGACGATCCGGAACGCCAGCGCGTCACCACCCTGGCGGCGTGGTCCCTCGTCCACGGCCTGGCAACGCTCTGGATCGACGAGCGCCTCGCAGGGTTTGCCAGCTCGCGCAATCGCAGCGCCGCGACCCGTCTCGCGCGCGAGGTCACCGCGCTGGTGGCGAGGGTCGTCGAGGTCGGCTGA
- a CDS encoding PEGA domain-containing protein, whose amino-acid sequence MSVALFVSPAGAEPTAADRETARALMKEGDRYSNEGDAAQALRAYQAAHGIMNVPPTGMAVVRAFTQLGRLVEARDVALQVIRSSVQHGESPVFAKARQEAAAAARDLEARIAGLVVRVEGARVVIDGAVLADGAVGLVRKLDPGKHVVVVSAPGHEEVRLEVTLAEGETRELSPTLVRIPEPDAPSKPPPARTAKAQVEPAPPAAERQPTSSGRWLMIGGASAAVAGVAVGSITGIMAIQRSSDLRSSCPSSGCPPSRQDDYDSAARLATVSNVAFAVGAVGIGVGVSGYFLSSSEPAARGSRSSVWPVAGLGALGLEGRF is encoded by the coding sequence GTGTCGGTCGCTCTCTTCGTGTCGCCGGCCGGAGCGGAACCGACCGCCGCCGATCGCGAGACCGCCCGCGCGCTGATGAAGGAGGGGGACCGATACTCGAACGAGGGCGATGCGGCTCAGGCGCTGCGTGCCTACCAGGCCGCGCACGGCATCATGAACGTTCCTCCGACGGGAATGGCGGTGGTGCGTGCGTTCACGCAGCTCGGAAGGCTGGTCGAGGCCCGCGACGTCGCCTTGCAGGTGATCCGCTCCTCCGTGCAGCACGGCGAGTCCCCGGTGTTCGCCAAGGCGCGGCAGGAGGCTGCCGCAGCGGCACGGGATCTGGAGGCCCGGATCGCCGGCTTGGTCGTCCGCGTCGAGGGCGCCCGCGTGGTCATCGACGGAGCAGTGCTCGCCGACGGCGCGGTGGGCCTGGTGCGCAAGCTGGATCCCGGCAAGCACGTCGTCGTGGTCAGCGCGCCGGGGCACGAAGAGGTGCGCCTGGAGGTCACGCTGGCCGAAGGCGAGACACGAGAGCTGAGCCCGACGCTCGTGCGCATCCCGGAACCGGACGCACCGTCGAAGCCACCACCGGCGCGCACCGCGAAAGCACAGGTGGAGCCCGCGCCCCCGGCGGCCGAGCGCCAACCCACGTCGTCAGGTCGCTGGCTGATGATCGGGGGAGCCTCCGCCGCGGTGGCCGGTGTCGCCGTCGGATCCATCACCGGCATCATGGCGATCCAGCGCTCGTCCGATCTCCGGAGCTCCTGTCCGAGCAGCGGCTGCCCGCCGAGCCGGCAGGACGACTACGACTCCGCCGCGCGTCTGGCCACCGTGTCCAACGTCGCCTTCGCCGTGGGTGCGGTGGGGATCGGCGTCGGCGTGTCCGGCTATTTCCTCTCCAGCTCCGAGCCCGCCGCCCGTGGGTCCCGGTCGTCGGTCTGGCCGGTGGCGGGGCTCGGGGCGCTGGGACTCGAAGGACGTTTCTGA
- a CDS encoding NAD(P)/FAD-dependent oxidoreductase translates to MPRPDRFRRLERDNFDAIVVGAGISGLTAAALLARRGLAVLVVDRHYVAGGNATVFRRKGYEFDIGIHYLGQCGPDGAIPRILKAAGAGGVRFRPLDPDGFDTLVYPDLELRVPRGVERYRERLLEAFPREQRAIDANARLIEQVLGLSQLPARPANAWRVLPQSLLALRNATSTLGQFLGRYTRDPRLCAVLAGEGGDYALPPSRVSALMHAGLMAHYLSDGAYYPEGGGQVMSDQLAASIEQSGGKILLSTSVERILVESGKVRGVRLSNKHLGKVEVRAPIVLASNDVKQALLELIAPDALGARTRRRAAGWKMAPALGALYLGVRREALGSRGVNTNYWIYPSYDLEQEYAEVEAGRFSRRPFLFVSSASLKDPENPRLAPAGVVNLQLMSLAPSAPSAWRTSPEELASGAYRESPGYLAAKAEYSERLLAAAESVFPGLGHHVVFQELATPLTHARYTSSTGGTSYGIAATPDQFLWRRPGPKTEISGLYLCGASARSGHGIMGAMMGGLAAAAEISGAELVRETLDGPEHDARSDRRGLGLRGDAQRA, encoded by the coding sequence ATGCCGCGTCCCGATCGCTTTCGTCGCCTCGAGCGAGACAACTTCGACGCCATCGTGGTGGGTGCCGGCATCAGCGGCCTGACGGCGGCGGCGCTGCTGGCGCGCCGCGGGCTCGCGGTGCTGGTGGTCGATCGGCACTACGTGGCCGGGGGCAACGCCACTGTGTTTCGCCGCAAGGGCTACGAGTTCGACATCGGTATCCACTACCTGGGGCAGTGCGGGCCCGACGGGGCCATCCCGCGCATCCTGAAGGCCGCCGGCGCGGGCGGCGTCCGCTTCCGTCCGCTCGACCCCGATGGCTTCGACACGCTGGTGTACCCGGATCTCGAGCTCCGGGTCCCGCGCGGCGTCGAGCGCTACCGCGAGCGCCTGCTCGAAGCCTTCCCCCGAGAGCAGCGCGCCATCGACGCGAACGCTCGGCTCATCGAGCAGGTGCTCGGTTTGTCGCAGCTGCCGGCTCGACCGGCCAATGCGTGGCGCGTGCTGCCGCAGTCCCTGTTGGCGCTCCGCAACGCGACCTCGACCCTCGGGCAGTTCCTGGGCCGCTACACCCGCGACCCGCGCCTGTGCGCGGTCCTGGCCGGAGAGGGCGGCGACTACGCCCTGCCCCCGAGCCGAGTGAGCGCGCTGATGCACGCCGGGCTCATGGCGCACTACCTGTCCGACGGCGCCTACTACCCGGAAGGCGGCGGGCAGGTGATGAGCGACCAGCTCGCGGCCTCGATCGAGCAGAGCGGCGGCAAGATCCTGCTCTCGACCAGCGTCGAGCGCATCCTGGTCGAGTCCGGCAAGGTGCGCGGAGTCCGGCTCTCGAACAAGCACCTGGGCAAGGTCGAGGTGCGGGCGCCGATCGTGCTCGCTTCGAACGACGTCAAGCAGGCGTTGCTCGAGCTGATCGCGCCGGACGCGCTCGGCGCGCGCACGCGCCGGCGGGCGGCGGGCTGGAAGATGGCGCCGGCGCTCGGGGCGCTCTACCTGGGCGTGAGGCGTGAGGCGCTCGGCTCGCGCGGCGTGAACACCAACTACTGGATTTACCCGAGCTACGATCTCGAGCAGGAGTACGCCGAGGTCGAAGCGGGGCGCTTCTCCCGGCGTCCGTTCCTGTTCGTGTCCTCGGCGTCGCTCAAGGATCCGGAGAACCCGCGCCTCGCGCCGGCCGGCGTCGTCAACCTCCAGCTCATGTCCCTCGCCCCTTCGGCGCCGAGCGCCTGGCGCACCAGCCCGGAGGAGCTGGCGAGCGGCGCCTACCGCGAGAGCCCCGGCTACCTCGCCGCCAAGGCCGAGTACTCCGAGCGCTTGCTCGCCGCCGCGGAGAGCGTCTTCCCGGGCCTCGGCCACCACGTCGTGTTCCAGGAGCTCGCCACCCCGCTCACCCACGCGCGCTACACGTCGTCCACCGGCGGCACCTCCTACGGCATCGCCGCGACGCCGGATCAGTTCCTGTGGCGCCGCCCCGGCCCGAAGACGGAGATCTCGGGCCTGTACCTGTGCGGCGCGAGCGCGCGCTCCGGGCACGGCATCATGGGCGCGATGATGGGCGGCCTGGCCGCCGCCGCCGAGATCTCCGGTGCCGAGCTCGTCCGGGAGACCCTGGACGGCCCCGAGCACGACGCGCGCTCCGACCGCAGAGGACTCGGCCTGCGCGGTGACGCCCAGCGCGCCTGA
- a CDS encoding pyruvate flavodoxin/ferredoxin oxidoreductase: MSSSTIPTRMRLRSGNQMVVEGAMRAGCRFFSGYPITPASEIYREATLRLQARGDVAVGAPDEISALCYCIGASQRGFKAMTATSGPGWALMIEAFQYALMAETPLVVSVVQRLGPSTGGATQGGQGDVLLTEFATSGGYTVPVFAPSTPLDCYRLAVHAFNWSEALRCPVVLLSDKEVGMTYEAVDLAGLPQLEVWERPLARPEGYRAVQFDRAEEVPPFAPLGGPLKVTVTGSAHNKDGWLRKNDPETLDVLRHLEAKVAARARDMALVDADLQPGADTLVLSFGVTSRAAREAVLRGRAAGKRLSFLGVLTLFPIPVEAIRAAAQGARRVIVAEENLPGLYRRALSGVVPELPLVGVNQLGGMIRPAQILEAA; encoded by the coding sequence GTGAGCTCGAGCACGATCCCCACGCGCATGCGCCTCCGCTCCGGAAACCAGATGGTGGTGGAGGGCGCGATGCGCGCCGGTTGCCGCTTCTTCAGCGGATATCCCATCACGCCCGCCTCGGAGATCTACCGCGAGGCGACCCTGCGCTTGCAGGCCCGCGGCGACGTGGCGGTGGGTGCGCCCGACGAGATCTCGGCCCTCTGCTACTGCATCGGAGCCTCGCAGCGCGGCTTCAAGGCCATGACCGCCACCTCGGGCCCGGGCTGGGCGCTGATGATCGAGGCGTTCCAGTACGCGCTCATGGCCGAGACGCCGCTCGTCGTCAGCGTCGTGCAGCGGCTGGGGCCCAGCACCGGCGGCGCGACGCAGGGCGGACAGGGCGACGTGTTGCTCACGGAGTTCGCGACCTCAGGCGGGTACACCGTGCCGGTCTTCGCGCCGAGCACGCCGCTCGACTGCTACCGCCTCGCCGTCCACGCCTTCAACTGGTCGGAGGCGCTGCGCTGTCCGGTCGTGCTGCTCAGCGACAAGGAGGTCGGCATGACCTACGAGGCCGTGGATCTCGCCGGCCTGCCCCAGCTCGAGGTGTGGGAGCGCCCGCTGGCCCGGCCCGAGGGGTATCGCGCCGTTCAGTTCGACCGCGCCGAGGAGGTGCCGCCGTTCGCGCCGCTCGGCGGTCCGCTGAAGGTGACGGTCACCGGCTCCGCGCACAACAAGGACGGCTGGCTGCGCAAGAACGATCCCGAGACGCTGGACGTGCTGCGGCACCTGGAGGCCAAGGTCGCGGCGCGCGCTCGCGACATGGCGCTCGTCGACGCCGACCTCCAACCGGGCGCGGACACGCTGGTCTTGAGCTTCGGCGTGACCAGCCGGGCGGCGCGCGAGGCCGTGTTGCGCGGGCGCGCCGCGGGCAAGCGGTTGTCGTTCCTGGGGGTGCTCACGCTGTTCCCGATCCCGGTGGAGGCCATCCGCGCCGCGGCCCAGGGCGCCCGCCGCGTGATCGTCGCGGAGGAGAACCTGCCGGGTCTGTACCGGCGCGCGCTCAGCGGCGTCGTCCCGGAGCTGCCGCTCGTGGGCGTGAACCAGCTGGGCGGGATGATCCGTCCGGCGCAGATCCTGGAGGCGGCATGA
- a CDS encoding protein kinase yields MTGDDSGSASGPTGLPPKLGGKYLPIRHIASGGMGAVYEVEHDKTGERLALKLLKGATEALDATALERFRREARVHALLKNEHIVRVIDADVAPELGGAPFLVMDLLEGDNLADLAGDTPQPASRVVAWLYEIAGALDAAHAAGIVHRDLKPENLFLASRPDGSGIVKILDFGIAKTRDGDSGNRTSTGAVVGTPLYMAPEQAAAEHERIGAGTDIWSIGMIAFRLLTGRPYWSTGNVSMLLAELVSQPVRPPSAKVSRLTPAFDTWFLRSCARAPRERFASVGEQVAALAGALGVELPEPVPSSGARLAPTSPDLSRPDRSARATPVQSISGSVASPVASERGSRKSLALGVGLLVAIGAAAGLLARGGGSDAPAPDPSSSGTRMTTPAVLASALPSPGPSVKPVSAAPSVPPSASAAPALRRPLVARPAASAKPPAAPEKSAPLAPEPKAPPTPAPDPLADPK; encoded by the coding sequence ATGACCGGCGACGACAGCGGCTCCGCCTCGGGTCCCACCGGGCTTCCTCCCAAGCTCGGCGGCAAGTACCTGCCCATCCGCCACATCGCCAGCGGTGGCATGGGCGCGGTGTACGAGGTCGAGCACGACAAGACCGGCGAGCGCCTGGCCCTGAAGCTGTTGAAGGGCGCCACGGAAGCCCTGGACGCGACCGCGTTGGAGCGCTTCCGGCGCGAAGCGCGCGTGCACGCGCTCTTGAAGAACGAGCACATCGTGCGCGTCATCGACGCCGACGTCGCGCCAGAGCTCGGCGGCGCGCCGTTTCTGGTGATGGATCTGCTCGAGGGTGACAACCTCGCCGATCTCGCCGGGGACACCCCGCAGCCAGCGTCGCGTGTGGTGGCGTGGCTGTACGAGATCGCCGGCGCCCTCGACGCGGCGCATGCCGCGGGCATCGTCCATCGCGATCTGAAGCCGGAAAACCTGTTCCTGGCCAGTCGCCCCGACGGGTCGGGCATCGTGAAGATCTTGGACTTCGGCATCGCCAAGACTCGCGACGGTGACAGCGGCAATCGCACCAGCACCGGGGCGGTCGTCGGTACGCCGCTCTACATGGCACCCGAGCAAGCCGCGGCGGAGCACGAGCGAATCGGCGCCGGGACGGACATCTGGTCCATCGGGATGATCGCGTTCCGCTTGCTCACGGGGCGGCCGTACTGGTCCACCGGCAACGTGTCGATGCTGCTCGCGGAGCTCGTGAGCCAACCCGTGCGTCCGCCTTCGGCGAAGGTCTCGCGGCTGACGCCGGCTTTCGACACTTGGTTCCTTCGCTCCTGCGCGCGCGCGCCCAGGGAGCGCTTCGCCAGCGTGGGCGAGCAGGTCGCGGCGTTGGCGGGGGCCCTGGGCGTGGAGCTGCCCGAACCGGTGCCCAGCTCGGGCGCACGGCTCGCGCCGACCTCACCGGATCTGTCGCGCCCCGATCGCTCGGCTCGTGCAACGCCGGTGCAGAGCATCAGCGGCTCGGTGGCGAGCCCTGTCGCGAGCGAGCGGGGCAGCCGGAAGTCCCTCGCGCTGGGCGTCGGCCTGTTGGTCGCGATCGGCGCAGCGGCGGGCCTCCTCGCGCGCGGCGGCGGGAGCGACGCTCCGGCACCCGATCCATCCTCCAGTGGCACAAGAATGACTACGCCGGCGGTGCTGGCGAGCGCGCTGCCCAGTCCTGGCCCCAGCGTAAAGCCCGTATCCGCTGCGCCTTCGGTCCCGCCGTCGGCGAGCGCTGCCCCAGCCTTGCGCAGGCCGCTCGTGGCTCGCCCCGCGGCCAGCGCGAAGCCGCCGGCAGCTCCGGAGAAATCCGCGCCGCTGGCGCCGGAGCCCAAAGCGCCCCCGACACCCGCCCCGGACCCCCTCGCCGACCCCAAGTAG
- a CDS encoding 2-oxoacid:acceptor oxidoreductase family protein, with the protein MTTQGETTSFLADRPLPYCKGCGHGVVTRRLNDALLALGVEPKDVVLTSDIGCVGLVDPLFPEVHTVHTIHGRSTAVAAGAVLADALLGEGRLENVVMIGDGGATIGLLHLAQAALMNVDLTVLLHNNMLYGMTGGQHSAFTPEGFATSTTPEGNWIPAIDMESFVRGCQGGFFARKLATDPDLHQVIASAIAYPGFAMVEVLELCTGFGVPLNRLDGKSLRRAAEAQGHALGVLIRRDDRRPYHELYRERFPRSEPAEPVGEGPAPELFGHRLERPMTVIVAGSAGERVQTAGAILSQAAVLSGLHCVQKNDYPVTVGSGFSLAEVKLSPEPILYTGSDAPDALLVVSADGLREAKARGDLARLPPEATLVADATIAAELPAERTLVLPLRGNLSGDGAAFGAVCALIAKTGILERAALSAAVEIVGGKGRAALEQRAAAAFALVDG; encoded by the coding sequence ATGACGACCCAGGGCGAGACGACGAGCTTCCTCGCGGACCGGCCGCTGCCGTATTGCAAGGGCTGTGGCCACGGCGTGGTCACCCGCCGACTGAACGACGCTTTGCTCGCTCTGGGCGTCGAACCCAAGGACGTCGTCCTCACCAGCGACATCGGCTGCGTGGGCCTCGTGGACCCGCTGTTTCCGGAGGTCCACACCGTTCACACCATCCACGGTCGCTCGACCGCGGTGGCGGCGGGGGCCGTGCTCGCGGACGCCCTTCTCGGCGAGGGCCGCCTCGAGAACGTGGTGATGATCGGCGACGGCGGCGCCACCATCGGCCTCTTGCACCTGGCGCAGGCGGCGCTGATGAACGTCGATCTGACCGTCTTGCTCCACAACAACATGCTCTACGGGATGACCGGCGGGCAGCACTCCGCCTTCACGCCGGAGGGCTTCGCCACCAGCACCACGCCAGAGGGCAACTGGATCCCCGCCATCGACATGGAGAGCTTCGTGCGCGGCTGCCAGGGTGGCTTCTTCGCGCGCAAGCTGGCGACGGACCCCGATCTGCACCAGGTGATCGCGTCAGCCATCGCGTACCCGGGCTTCGCCATGGTCGAGGTGCTGGAGCTCTGCACCGGCTTTGGGGTTCCGCTGAACCGCCTCGACGGCAAGAGCCTGCGGCGCGCCGCCGAGGCGCAGGGCCATGCTCTGGGCGTGCTGATTCGGCGTGACGACCGCCGCCCGTACCACGAGCTGTATCGCGAGCGCTTCCCCCGCTCCGAGCCGGCCGAGCCGGTGGGAGAAGGTCCCGCTCCCGAGCTCTTCGGCCACCGGCTCGAGCGGCCGATGACCGTGATCGTGGCGGGCAGCGCCGGAGAGCGCGTGCAGACTGCCGGCGCGATCTTGAGCCAGGCCGCCGTGCTCTCCGGCCTGCACTGCGTGCAGAAGAACGACTACCCGGTCACGGTGGGCAGCGGCTTCTCGCTGGCCGAGGTGAAGCTCAGCCCCGAGCCCATCTTGTACACGGGCAGCGACGCGCCCGACGCGCTCCTGGTCGTGTCCGCCGATGGGCTGCGCGAAGCCAAGGCGCGCGGCGATCTCGCCCGTCTTCCGCCGGAAGCGACGCTGGTGGCTGACGCGACGATCGCCGCCGAGCTCCCCGCCGAACGCACGCTCGTCTTGCCGCTCCGCGGCAACCTCTCCGGAGACGGAGCTGCGTTCGGCGCGGTGTGCGCGCTGATCGCCAAGACCGGCATCCTCGAGCGAGCGGCGCTCTCGGCTGCCGTCGAGATCGTGGGGGGTAAGGGGCGGGCCGCGCTCGAGCAGCGCGCGGCCGCGGCGTTCGCGCTGGTGGACGGCTGA
- a CDS encoding YhfC family intramembrane metalloprotease — protein sequence MEGPALTSALVATPIQIAWGNLCAAVLGQFPLMLLLPLALAVVLRRRVGARYALFAVGGATFVASQVVHLPLNYALGLLGPPRGVALFPLPLVGLIAGLSAGLCEELARYVSMRFVVKNDRGWSSALGFGAGHGGVEAMIFGLLALVGLVNVLLAPFAASLGVPDGDQAIMRHAARQYWALPWYLPLLAGWERVCAMAFHIGASVLVMRAVTRRRLGYLGLAIGLHAALNAPIVYAQAIGHFWLYAYLSAAGLGMLFLTLRLREEAVPV from the coding sequence GTGGAAGGACCAGCTCTGACGAGCGCGCTCGTCGCGACCCCGATCCAGATCGCCTGGGGCAACCTGTGCGCGGCGGTGCTCGGGCAGTTTCCGCTGATGCTGCTCTTGCCGCTGGCGCTGGCGGTGGTGCTGCGGCGACGCGTGGGCGCGCGCTACGCCCTGTTCGCCGTGGGTGGGGCGACCTTCGTGGCCTCCCAGGTCGTGCACCTGCCCCTCAATTACGCGCTCGGGCTCCTGGGGCCGCCGCGGGGCGTCGCGCTCTTTCCGCTGCCGCTGGTCGGGCTCATCGCCGGGCTCTCCGCCGGGCTCTGCGAAGAGCTGGCGCGCTACGTCAGCATGCGCTTCGTGGTGAAGAACGATCGCGGCTGGTCGAGCGCGCTCGGCTTTGGCGCCGGGCACGGCGGCGTCGAGGCCATGATCTTCGGGCTCCTGGCGCTGGTCGGCCTGGTCAACGTCTTGCTCGCGCCCTTCGCCGCGTCGCTGGGCGTGCCCGACGGCGATCAGGCCATCATGCGCCACGCAGCGCGGCAGTACTGGGCGCTGCCCTGGTACCTGCCGCTGCTCGCCGGCTGGGAGCGCGTCTGCGCCATGGCGTTCCACATCGGGGCCAGCGTGCTGGTGATGCGAGCGGTGACCCGGCGGCGCCTCGGCTACCTCGGCCTCGCGATCGGGCTGCACGCGGCGCTGAACGCGCCGATCGTCTACGCCCAGGCCATCGGGCACTTCTGGCTGTACGCGTACCTGAGCGCGGCGGGGCTGGGGATGCTGTTCTTGACGTTGCGATTGCGCGAAGAGGCCGTGCCGGTCTGA